The Nostoc cf. commune SO-36 genomic sequence TTTTTAGATAAGTGCAAAAAGGACATAAACTTTTTGATGGAAAACGAAGCATTAAAAAGTGGTTATGGCTAAATTTCTTTTTGTAACCGACCTAGATGATACCCTCGTACATCGCACCGTGGGCGATGATAGCGCTTTGCCAGAACTCAATCAACTGCTGAGTCAACATCGGCAAGAATATGGTACAAAAATTGTTTATTCTACCGGTGCGATCGCCTGTACTTTATAAAGAACTCCAAACTCAAAAAAATCTTTTGCAACCAGATGCCGTTGTCTTGTCTGTTGGTACAGAAATTTACCTTGATGGTACTGATACTGCTGACTCAGATTGGTCAGAAATCCTCTCTCCGGGATGGGATCGGGAAGCTGTATTATCTATTACTAAAAAATACCGTGGGTTAGTTCGGCAACCAGATTCAGAGCAGCGTCCCTTCAAAGTGAGTTTTTTTTTAGAACAAGAAACCTCTGTAAACCTTCTCTCACAACTTGAAGCAGAGTTGCAGAAATCTAAATTAAATGTAAAGTTAATCTACAGTAGCGGAATAGACCTTGACATTGTACCCCATAGCAGCGATAAAGGTCAGGCAATGCAGTTTTTACGCCAGAAGTGGAAATTTGCAGCAGAACAAACAGTTGTCTGTGGTGATTCAGGTAATGATATTGCTTTATTTGCTGTAGGCAACGAACGGGGAATCATTGTGGGGAATGCCCGAAAAGAGTTACTCCAATGGCACAATGAGCATCCCGCCGAACACCGCTACCTGGCTTCATGTTTTTGTGCAGGTGGAATTATTGAAGGCTTACATTATTTTGGTCTCTTGTAATGATTAGTTATTTAAAAGGTATAGTCGCTGGTATCCAAACAATTGGCGCTAGTCGCGTGATTCTGACTCTGGAAGTGAATGGCTTGGGGTATGATTTGCAAGTTCCCCAACGCCTAGCAAACCATTTACCAGAATCGGGAGGAGTAACACAAATTTTTACTCATCTGCAAATTCGCGAAGAAGTGCCCTTTCTTTATGGCTTTGCTTCACCAGCCGAACGCGATTTATTTCGCCACTTGCTGACTGTCACAGGTATTGGTGCAGCCTTAGCGATCGCACTCCTAGACACTCTGGAACTACCAGAGTTAGTCCAAGCAATTATCGCTGGCAACACACAAATGTTAATTCAGGCTCCCGGTGTCGGCAAAAAAATCGCTGAACGCATCTGTTTGGAACTCAAAAGCAAATTGGTCGAGTGGCGCAAATCAGCCGGGTTCTTCGTCGCCACAGGCGGCCCAGCACCAGGAATTCTCGAAGAAGTGCAAATGACCCTCTTTGCCTTGGGATACACTGCCCATGAGGTCAGTCACGCCTTATCATGTGGTCAGCGAAGACATCGGACTACCCAAAGATGCCTATGTCGAAGATTGGATTAAACAAGCGATCGCTCATCTCAGTAGCGAACAAGTTTAATTGTCATTGGGCATGGCGCATGGCGCATGGCGCATGGGTTATTCTCTTTGCCCCCTCATCCTTTTACATCCCCCTCATCTACTCAATGCCCAATGCCCAATGCCCAATGCCCAATGACTGATCCTTATGCTTGGCTAGAACAGTCCTTAGCAACAATTCATCGGGCAGACTGGTATCGTTCGGTACAACCTATCAATGGTCGTCCGGGTGCAACGGTGGTTTTAGCTGGGCAAGAGGTAATTAATTTTGCCAGCAATGACTATTTAGGGCTTGCGGGAGATCAGCGATTAATTGCGGCGGCGATCGCTGCGATCGCTGAATTTGGCACTGGTAGCACTGGTTCTAGATTACTCAGTGGGCATCGGGGATTACACAGGGAATTAGAGGAGGCGATCGCATCTACCAAACAAACAGAAGATGCCTTGGTATTTAGTTCCGGGTATCTAGCCAATTTGGGGGCAATTACCGCTCTTGTTGGTAAGCGTGATTTAATTTTCTCTGACCAATACAATCATTCCAGTCTGAAAAATGGGGCGATTCTTAGCGGTGCAGCATTTGTAGAATACCCACACTGTGATATTGCAGTATTAAAAACTCAGTTGAGTCAACAGCGACAAAACTACCGACGCTGTTTGATTCTTACTGATAGCGTCTTCAGCATGGATGGCGATTTATGTCCGTTGCCAGCACTGTTGGATCTCGCTGATGAATTTAACTGTATGCTGCTAGTCGATGAAGCTCATGCCACTGGAGTACTAGGAAAAACTGGCGCTGGATGTGTTGAACATTTTGGATGTACAGGAAAGCAATTAATTCAAGTTGGAACCTTGAGTAAAGCTTTGGGTAGTTTAGGTGGGTATGTGGCAGCAAGTAGCGCTCTAATTGACTTCTTGCGGAACCGCGCACCCACTTGGATTTACACCACTGGGCTTTCACCAGCAGACACAGCCGCAGCCTTAGCAGCAATCAAAATAGTGCAACAAGAACCACAACGCCGTGCTAATTTGTGGCAAAATGTACGTTACTTAAAAAATTTGCTCCAGCAACAGTTACCTAATTTAAAATTACTGCCTTCAGAATCACCTATACTATGTTTTCAATTGCCAAGTGCTACAGATGCCCTCAAAGCTGGAAAACAGCTAAGAAATGCCGGCATTTTTGCCCCAGCAATTCGTCCTCCCACAGTACCCACAAGTCGGATTAGAATATCTTTGATGGCAACTCATGAAGCAGTGCAGATTGAGAAATTAGTAGCAGTGCTGAAAGATATCTGTTAACTCGTGAAACAATTTTAGTTAGATTTACCCCAGCGTTAAAAGTCTGTCCTCTGAGGATGGCGGGGATATTGAGTGAAAATCCAGGCTTTGAGTATTTGCAAGAATGCTAACGTCTCGACCAATACATTAGGGACTTCCAATTAAAAATAATAATCAATCGCTGTGTAATACCAATTCACGAAAAGCCTGATACACATAGATTTATCGTAGGGGCATGGCATTGCCCATTGGTGTCAACTTAAGCTAAAAATAGCTTCTCGCTTTGCCTCCACACCCGCCTTGGAATCAATTCCAAGGCTAATAGTTAAAGTCTACTAAAGTAGACTCAAGATTTTTCGGATTATTTAGTCATCTTCAGATGACTTTCGCTATTAGCAAGGAACTTCAGTTCCTTGCGAGACATAGCTTTTACGTTAAGTTGACACCTATGGGCAAAGACAAGCCCTTACCAGCGTATTTGTATCATTATTAAAGTTAAATGGTATAAGTAAATGGGCGTAAATAAATATAATATGTTCCGTCATTGCGAGTGAAGCGAAGCAATCCCAGAGACTTTGCGATTGCTTCGCTTCACTCGCAATGACATCTTAATATTTAACAAACTTTGGGGGTTTAAGTCCCCAGCAAGACAGGCAGCCCGTTTTGTGTCGGAGTATAAATCCCCGTCACAAAACTTAATTGCGAATTGCGAATTGTTTTAATCATGCCTACTTACTTAGGCAGGGGAGCAGGGGAAAAAGAAAAATATCATTTGAATAAACTTAAGCGTAAGCTAAAAATAAAAGACTTGGGTGCTATGTCGATTCCAGGAATTTCTGAAGCAATAATACGCCATAATTCCAACGCTTCATCATACAGTCGTGGTGAAGAATATTATCGCAGGGGTGCGATACCTTCGGTGAGCTTCGCTAACGCTGATCTCAAAAAACGAGGTAATCTGATTCAAGCAGAGGTAGAAGGTGGCGAAATCACACCATATCGAGTCAGTATTCGTTTTGATGCAGGTGGAATCACCTCAGCTTGTTGTACTTGCCCTTATGATTATGATGGCTGGTGCAAACATATTGTTGCCACCTTATTAAGCTGTTCGCGTCAATCAGAGATCATTGAAGAACGTCCAACGCTAGAACAATTATTAAATCGCCTCGATATCCTTCAAACTCAGCGATTACTGCAAGAACTGGTGGAAAATAGACCGGAAATAATTGATGATATTGATGAGTTTGTCAGTTTGATAGACTTGCCAAAACCGCAAACAAAACAGTCTTCTACCCGTCAAAGCAAAATTGACACATCACCTTTTCGCTCTCATGTCAAGCGGATTTTGCGGGATGGATTGAAAGAATTAGAGTATGGTTCAGAAGAAGACCCATTTACAGATGATTTACTGGCTGTAATTGAGAAAGCGCGGGAGTTAGCAGAAAATGGAGATGGCAATAATGCGATCGCAATTCTCGAAACTATTACCGAAACTTATGCCCAAGAATGGGACGAGTTGCTAGATTACGGTGGAGACAGTTATTCCATTGCAGAACCTCTTGATAGCGCCTGGACAGAAGCAATTTTGTGTGCAGAAATGTCTACAGGAGAAATAGTAGATTTGCAGTTGATGTTGGAATCCTGGCAAGACGAAATCAGTGCAGACTTTAGTATGAGTTTAGAAGCATTGCGTCAAGGTTGGGATTATGAACCACTGCAAGAAATTATGCAAGGAGATGATAGCGCAGAACTTTGGGAAAATGAACGACCAAGCTATGCTGATGATTTAGCATTGATTCGCTTGCAAATTCTTGAACGTCAAAATCGTTACACAGAGTATTTAAATCTAGCTTTAGCAGAAGAAATGACTCTGCAATACCTGACGCAATTAGCAGCTTTGGGAAGAGTAGAAGAAGCCATGTCTGCGGCTAAAATTCTGATGGAAAAAGCAGAAGAGGGTTTTGCCTTGGCAAAAATATTGCGAGAAGATGGGTATTTGGTTGAAGCGTTAGAAATATGCCAAGCAGGTATCAATTTAACAGGTAACTGTTTATATGAATTTGCTACTTGGACAAGTGATTTAGCCCAAGGATTAGAAGATAATGCCACTGCGTTAACTGCCAGCATCATTGCTTTTAAAATCAGACCATCGTTTCGAGACTATGGTAAGATTCAAGACTATGCAGGAGAAACTTGGTTGACACTCAAACAAGATTTACTGCAAACACTACGAGATCAGCCAGATTGGGGAATACGAGAAGCTCAAGTTGATATTTTTCTACATGAGGGATTAATTGATGATGCAATTAAAACAGTAGAGAGAGATACTTACTATACTTCAGAATTGGTTCATCGAGTCATGGATGCAGCAGTTTCCCATCGTCCAAATTGGGTAATTGATAACGCTCGCAGACGGGCAGAACCAATTATGGAACAAGGGAAAGCTGACCGTTATGACGCTGCGGTTAGTTGGCTCAAAAAAGTCAAGGCTGCTTATATTCAACTAGGACAAAAAGCTGAATGGTCTGCTTATCGCTCAAAATTAGAAGCGGCTCATGGACGTAAACGCAAATTAATGGAATTATTTAAAGAACTGAATACATAATATGACTATTTTTGAGCCTAATTCCAAAATACAACAAGCACTACTCGCAAAGAAATATTTCGAGTTACACCCTTCCTTACAAAAAATTATCCAGTTATTTTCGGTAATTTATGCACCGATAGACAAAAATTCATTCGTAAGTTGTCTTAGTAAAATTGATGCTTTAGATGAAAACAATAAACCTTGGGTTACTAAAACCCTCAGTTCCCAAATTGATAAATTTTTAAAAGCAGGCTTGTTAATACAGGAAAACAGGCAAGGTGCTGAATGTCATCCGTTACTCACAGAAATTGCTACTCGCCACGCTGTACAAACCGGACAGTTTGAAATCCTGGTTACAGCAGTAGAGGAGAAGCTACCAATACGTACTCACTGGAACAGAGATTCTCGAATATTCTACAGCTTACGCCAGTGTATCAGAGAAATCCGCATTGGTATTTATCGTCAAGACCTTAGTTTTATTAATCAGCAAATTGAAGATTATCAGAAGTACGCTGATAGTGAAGAAAAAATAATAATAGAAAATATTTTTGAGCAAATATACAATAATCCATTTGATGCAGATTGGTTTAAGACCCTTCCACAAGCATTATATGAAAGTGGCATATCAAGTATCCTCTTCAATTCAGCCTTAAAATTATCCGCTTCTGAAGATGCGTTGATGCTGCTAGAAGAAGAATGCTCTACACCTGGAAAACATTGCTCAGATTATTTACATCTGATTTTGACAGAACAACTGTTGTTACAGGGTTGTACCCAAGAAGCACAAGAAAGTCTGGAGCGGATATCAAAAGAATATCAAAATAACGCTGCGATCGTTTGGGGTTGGTTAAATTTTCTGCGGGGTGATAATGAACAAGCCATCAAATATTATAAAGATGCCCTGAAAGCCATCAAAAAGGCTACAGGCAAACGGCAAATATATTTCAATACAATTGGGGGCTTATTTTTTATCCTTGCACTTTTAAAAGATGGTTCAGTGCAACGCCTCAAAGAAGCAGAAGAGTACACCAGTTTGATGTCCCGTCAATCAGATCATTGGCTCAGGTTCATTTATGGCAGACTGAAAATGGTACTGCAAGTCCACCAAGGTGATATTACTCAAAAACAATTTGTAGTCAGTGGTCATATTTCTTCCGTGGAAGAAGAAAATAGCTTACAAACATTGTTTTGTTCGCTATGCCTTTACTGGATGGATGCTGAGAGTGCTAAAAAACGCTTACCTAATTTACTAGAACCATTGTATCGGCGATCGCTCGCTTCCGGTTATCACTGGTTAGCAATGGAAACCGCAGAACTCCTATCTCGACTCAAACCAAGTAGTAACTATAAACAACTTGCAGAGGCACTGCGAGAAGATAGCAATATCCAAACCATCGTAGACTTAATTCGACCGCAAGAAGCTTGGGAAATGTGCCTCAATGCCCTGGCAAATCTCCAAAAAGAACCACAAACCCCAGGAAAACCAGAATCGGAACTGCGTTTAGCATGGTTCATAACCTTCTATCCCAGCAGATGTGTCTTACAACCAAAGGAACAAAAAGTTAATGCCAAAGGAGAATGGAGTAAAGGTCGCCCCATAGCCCTCAAGCGTCTAAGCAGTGCATTATCTGAGTTTGATTACATCACCCCCCAAGATATGCGGGTATGTAGTTGTATTGAGACATATAGTGATGGCTATTACGGCAAAGTTGATTATACCTTCGGTGAAAAAGCCATCTCTGCTTTAATTGGACACCCGTTAGTTTTTTGGGAAGATACACCCAATATCCGTGTAGAAATTGTCAAAGGAGAACCAGAACTACTGGTTAAAAAAGGGAAACAAGATCGTCTCACCTTGGAATTTTCTCCCAAATTACCAGAATCACAAAATATTCTGCATATTAAAGAGACTCCAACCCGCATCAAAGTCATTGAAATTACTGCCGAACACAGACGCATTGCGGAGATTATTGGTATAGATAATAAATTAAATGTGCCTGCGATCGCAGAGAAACAAGTTTTAGCAGCCATAAATGCCGTCTCTGGCATCGTTACCGTACATTCTGACATTGGTGGCGGTTCAGAAGGTGCAGAAGAAGTACCCGCCCAAACTCTACCCCATATTCATCTTTTACCTGCCAATGCCGGCTTGAAAATCAGCCTTTTGTCGCGTCCCTTTGCCCAAGGTGGCCCCTACTATCGTCCTGGTACAGGTGGTGAAACTGTAATTGCCGAGATTGACGGTAAACGTCTGCAAACTAGACGAAATCTGTCTGAAGAAAAGCAACTTGTCAAAGATGCTGTAGCCGCCTGCGCCACCTTGACTCAAACTGAAGAACAAGATGGTGAATGGATTATAGACAATCCAGAAGACTGTTTAGAACTGCTGCTAGAACTGCAAGCACTGGGAAATAAAGTAGTCATAGAATGGCCACAAGGAGAAAAACTGCGTGTTAGCCACAATGCCGACTTGAAAGACTTTAATTTATCAATTCAACGTCAGCAAGACTGGTTTGCAGCAACTGGGGAGTTGAAATTGAATAACGACCTAGTGCTAGATATGCAGCAGCTACTAGAACTATTGGAGAAAACCCCCAGCCGTTTTATCCCCCTTGGTGATGGTCAATTTTTGGCTTTAACTCAAGCTTTTCGGAAACGCCTCGACGAATTACGGATGTTTTCGGAAAAACATAGTAAAGGTATTCGTTTTCACCCCTTGGCAACATTAGGGTTAGAGGATTTTGTCGATGAGGTAGGTAAGGTAAAAGCAGATAAACATTGGAAGGCACATAGAGAGAGGCTTAAGGAGGTGCAAAACCTCCAGCCGGAACTGCCATCTACACTTCTTGCAGAACTACGAGACTACCAGATGGAGGGTTTTTGTTGGCTGGCGCGGCTAGCACATTGGGGTGTGGGCGCTTGTTTAGCAGACCAAATGGGACTGGGTAAGACCTTGCAAGCATTGGCTGTCATTCTCAGAAATGCCCATGAAGGCCCAACCCTAATTATTGCCCCCACTTCTGTGTGTATGAATTGGGTGAGTGAAGCGCAGAAGTTTGCCCCAACTCTCAATATTATTCAATTTTCTGGTGCTAACCGTCAAAAATTATTGGATGGTTTACAACCGTTGGATATGTTGGTATGCAGCTATGGTTTATTACAGCAGGAAGAAGTAGCGCAAATGCTTTCTAGTGTACAGTGGCAAACAATTGTCCTGGATG encodes the following:
- the bioF gene encoding 8-amino-7-oxononanoate synthase — protein: MTDPYAWLEQSLATIHRADWYRSVQPINGRPGATVVLAGQEVINFASNDYLGLAGDQRLIAAAIAAIAEFGTGSTGSRLLSGHRGLHRELEEAIASTKQTEDALVFSSGYLANLGAITALVGKRDLIFSDQYNHSSLKNGAILSGAAFVEYPHCDIAVLKTQLSQQRQNYRRCLILTDSVFSMDGDLCPLPALLDLADEFNCMLLVDEAHATGVLGKTGAGCVEHFGCTGKQLIQVGTLSKALGSLGGYVAASSALIDFLRNRAPTWIYTTGLSPADTAAALAAIKIVQQEPQRRANLWQNVRYLKNLLQQQLPNLKLLPSESPILCFQLPSATDALKAGKQLRNAGIFAPAIRPPTVPTSRIRISLMATHEAVQIEKLVAVLKDIC
- a CDS encoding SWIM zinc finger family protein, with amino-acid sequence MSIPGISEAIIRHNSNASSYSRGEEYYRRGAIPSVSFANADLKKRGNLIQAEVEGGEITPYRVSIRFDAGGITSACCTCPYDYDGWCKHIVATLLSCSRQSEIIEERPTLEQLLNRLDILQTQRLLQELVENRPEIIDDIDEFVSLIDLPKPQTKQSSTRQSKIDTSPFRSHVKRILRDGLKELEYGSEEDPFTDDLLAVIEKARELAENGDGNNAIAILETITETYAQEWDELLDYGGDSYSIAEPLDSAWTEAILCAEMSTGEIVDLQLMLESWQDEISADFSMSLEALRQGWDYEPLQEIMQGDDSAELWENERPSYADDLALIRLQILERQNRYTEYLNLALAEEMTLQYLTQLAALGRVEEAMSAAKILMEKAEEGFALAKILREDGYLVEALEICQAGINLTGNCLYEFATWTSDLAQGLEDNATALTASIIAFKIRPSFRDYGKIQDYAGETWLTLKQDLLQTLRDQPDWGIREAQVDIFLHEGLIDDAIKTVERDTYYTSELVHRVMDAAVSHRPNWVIDNARRRAEPIMEQGKADRYDAAVSWLKKVKAAYIQLGQKAEWSAYRSKLEAAHGRKRKLMELFKELNT
- a CDS encoding DEAD/DEAH box helicase, which gives rise to MTIFEPNSKIQQALLAKKYFELHPSLQKIIQLFSVIYAPIDKNSFVSCLSKIDALDENNKPWVTKTLSSQIDKFLKAGLLIQENRQGAECHPLLTEIATRHAVQTGQFEILVTAVEEKLPIRTHWNRDSRIFYSLRQCIREIRIGIYRQDLSFINQQIEDYQKYADSEEKIIIENIFEQIYNNPFDADWFKTLPQALYESGISSILFNSALKLSASEDALMLLEEECSTPGKHCSDYLHLILTEQLLLQGCTQEAQESLERISKEYQNNAAIVWGWLNFLRGDNEQAIKYYKDALKAIKKATGKRQIYFNTIGGLFFILALLKDGSVQRLKEAEEYTSLMSRQSDHWLRFIYGRLKMVLQVHQGDITQKQFVVSGHISSVEEENSLQTLFCSLCLYWMDAESAKKRLPNLLEPLYRRSLASGYHWLAMETAELLSRLKPSSNYKQLAEALREDSNIQTIVDLIRPQEAWEMCLNALANLQKEPQTPGKPESELRLAWFITFYPSRCVLQPKEQKVNAKGEWSKGRPIALKRLSSALSEFDYITPQDMRVCSCIETYSDGYYGKVDYTFGEKAISALIGHPLVFWEDTPNIRVEIVKGEPELLVKKGKQDRLTLEFSPKLPESQNILHIKETPTRIKVIEITAEHRRIAEIIGIDNKLNVPAIAEKQVLAAINAVSGIVTVHSDIGGGSEGAEEVPAQTLPHIHLLPANAGLKISLLSRPFAQGGPYYRPGTGGETVIAEIDGKRLQTRRNLSEEKQLVKDAVAACATLTQTEEQDGEWIIDNPEDCLELLLELQALGNKVVIEWPQGEKLRVSHNADLKDFNLSIQRQQDWFAATGELKLNNDLVLDMQQLLELLEKTPSRFIPLGDGQFLALTQAFRKRLDELRMFSEKHSKGIRFHPLATLGLEDFVDEVGKVKADKHWKAHRERLKEVQNLQPELPSTLLAELRDYQMEGFCWLARLAHWGVGACLADQMGLGKTLQALAVILRNAHEGPTLIIAPTSVCMNWVSEAQKFAPTLNIIQFSGANRQKLLDGLQPLDMLVCSYGLLQQEEVAQMLSSVQWQTIVLDEAQAIKNMTTKRSQAAMNLKSNFKLLTTGTPIENHLGELWNLFRFINPGLLGSFESFNQRFATPIEKYQDKLARNKLKKLIQPFLLRRTKNQVLEELPSRTEILLHVELSREEKAFYEALRRQAISKLTETDAEAGKKHLQVLAEIMKLRRACCNPSLVMPDTELPSSKLQLFGEVLGELLENRHKALVFSQFVDHLHIIRDYLEQQGINYQYLDGSTSVVERKKRVDAFQAGSGDVFLISLKAGGTGLNLTAADYVIHTDPWWNPAVEDQASDRAHRIGQQRPVTIYRLVAKDTIEEKIVQLHHHKRDLADSLLEGADISGKISTEVLLQLISEG